One segment of Halococcus saccharolyticus DSM 5350 DNA contains the following:
- a CDS encoding HFX_2341 family transcriptional regulator codes for MQTHIVPVGFDYDRLIAPLVRDKLDVDHVILLEGAVGSAANVEYSRNLAAKLEQDFRNLLGAETERFVVDDVYDYDAAFEQAYEMINTELDADREVWANISAMPRTVSFAFATAAHSIGVERSEDRGQIHTYYTIPEKYLETELAEELHRQIDLLADLAGEIDDERVDERLQSARDLLAEFDERGTTIGAKSVDGSHIIELPVASFSNVKPFEELILFKLGEDGPFESVSELAQALARELSEEYTDSFRSKVIYNVDRLGPGGKGYIEQDAHGKSHRTRLSRIGELWVRAHANGEIRTE; via the coding sequence ATGCAGACACACATCGTGCCGGTCGGGTTCGACTACGACCGGCTCATCGCGCCGCTGGTGCGCGATAAACTCGATGTCGATCACGTGATCCTCCTCGAAGGCGCGGTCGGCAGCGCTGCGAACGTCGAGTACTCCCGGAATCTCGCGGCAAAATTAGAACAGGACTTCCGGAACCTGCTCGGCGCGGAGACCGAGCGGTTCGTGGTCGACGACGTGTACGACTACGACGCGGCGTTCGAGCAGGCCTACGAGATGATCAACACCGAGCTCGACGCGGATCGGGAGGTCTGGGCCAACATCAGCGCGATGCCGCGAACGGTGAGCTTTGCCTTCGCTACCGCCGCCCACTCGATCGGCGTCGAGCGCAGCGAGGACCGCGGGCAGATTCACACCTACTACACCATCCCCGAGAAGTACCTCGAAACCGAACTCGCCGAGGAACTTCATCGGCAGATCGACCTGCTCGCAGATCTCGCCGGCGAGATCGACGACGAGCGCGTCGACGAACGCCTCCAGAGCGCGCGCGACCTGCTCGCGGAGTTCGACGAGCGCGGCACCACCATCGGCGCGAAGTCGGTCGACGGCAGTCACATCATCGAACTTCCGGTGGCTTCGTTCTCGAACGTCAAACCGTTCGAGGAGCTGATCCTGTTCAAACTCGGCGAGGACGGCCCCTTCGAGAGTGTCTCCGAACTCGCCCAAGCCCTTGCACGAGAACTCTCCGAGGAGTACACCGACAGCTTCCGCTCGAAGGTGATCTACAACGTCGATCGGCTCGGCCCCGGCGGAAAGGGGTACATCGAACAGGACGCTCACGGCAAGTCCCACCGGACGCGGCTCTCGCGGATCGGTGAGTTGTGGGTTCGTGCTCACGCGAACGGGGAAATCCGAACGGAGTGA